The Miscanthus floridulus cultivar M001 chromosome 7, ASM1932011v1, whole genome shotgun sequence genome includes a region encoding these proteins:
- the LOC136462340 gene encoding fimbrin-5-like yields MSTFFGVLVSDPALQSQFTQVQLRTLKTKFAAAKRPNAEHVTIKDLPPVMEKLRGIHEVLSEEEVSKFLSETYPDMNQPIEFEPFLKEYLNLQAKGSSKSGGKKKLKGSVSFLKASTTTLLHVINESEKTSYVNHINNFLKEDPFLKNFLPVDPASNELFNLVRDGVLLCKLINVAVPGTIDERAINTKKDLNPWERNENHTLCLNSAKAIGCTVVNIGTQDLIEARPHLVLGLLCQIIKIQLLADLDIKKTPQLAELVADDNGKEAEELVTLAPDKMLLKWMNFHLKKAGYKKTVTNFSTDVKDGEAYAYLLSTLAPELSSKTMIETLDPKERAQKVLETAEKLDCTRYVTSKDIVEGSANLNLAFVAQIFQNRNGLSTNTVAPIHQDTPDDVEASREERAFRLWINSLGIPSYVNHLFEDVRTGWVMLEVLDKISPGSVNWKHASKPPIIMPFRKVENCNQVIKIGKELNFSLVNVAGNDIVQGNKKLILAFLWQLMRTSILQLLKNLRSHSKEKEITDADILIWANNKVKESGKTSHIESFKDKTIADGVFFLELLSAVQSRVVDWNMVKKGEDEDERKLNATYIISVARKLGCTVFLLPEDIMEVNPKMILTLTASIMYWSLQNQGPYQCPGPQDALPEEEEGEEEEEEEEDEDFEGGVEDGVSKTTT; encoded by the exons ATGTCTACCTTCTTTGGTGTTCTTGTCTCTGATCCAGCGCTGCAGAGCCAGTTCACCCAAGTGCAGCTCAGGACCCTCAAAACAAAG TTTGCAGCTGCAAAGAGACCAAACGCAGAGCATGTAACCATAAAAGATTTGCCCCCAGTGATGGAAAAACTGAGGGGCATCCATGAGGTTCTATCCGAAGAAGAGGTCAGCAAATTTTTAAGCGAGACCTATCCTGATATGAACCAACCTATAGAATTCGAGCCGTTCCTTAAG GAGTACTTAAATCTTCAAGCTAAAGGGAGCAGCAAATCAGGTGGTAAAAAGAAACTGAAGGGATCTGTGTCGTTTTTGAAAGCTTCCACCACTACTCTCTTGCATGTCATTAACGAGTCCGAGAAGACTTCCTATGTGAACCACATAAATAATTTTCTGAAAGAGGACCCTTTCCTGAAGAATTTCTTGCCAGTGGATCCAGCATCGAACGAGCTGTTCAACCTTGTTCGGGACGGTGTGCTACTTTG CAAGCTGATCAATGTTGCTGTTCCGGGCACAATAGATGAGAGAGCAATCAATACAAAAAAGGATCTTAATCCATGGGAGAGGAACGAGAACCATACACTTTGTCTCAACTCTGCAAAGGCCATTGGTTGCACTGTTGTTAACATTGGAACACAAGATTTGATTGAAGCTAGA CCTCATCTAGTTCTTGGGCTGTTATGCCAGATCATAAAG ATTCAACTACTAGCTGATCTGGACATAAAGAAAACACCTCAATTGGCAGAGTTGGTGGCTGATGATAATGGCAAG GAAGCAGAGGAGCTGGTCACCTTAGCACCAGATAAAATGTTGCTTAAATGGATGAACTTCCATCTCAAGAAAGCAGGGTATAAAAAAACTGTGACAAATTTCTCTACTGATGTGAAG GATGGTGAAGCGTATGCTTACCTTCTCAGCACCCTTGCTCCAGAGCTTAGCTCAAAAACCATGATAGAAACTTTAGATCCAAAGGAGAGGGCGCAGAAAGTACTTGAAACCGCAGAAAAGCTCGATTGTACAAGATATGTAACGTCTAAAGATATTGTTGAAGGTTCGGCCAATCTTAACTTGGCATTTGTTGCTCAAATATTCCAAAACAG AAATGGTCTATCAACCAACACTGTGGCTCCCATTCATCAAgatactcctgatgatgtggaGGCATCCAGGGAAGAGAGAGCATTTCGCCTATGGATCAACAGTCTTGGAATTCCATCTTATGTGAACCATTTGTTTGAGGATGTTAGGACTGG ATGGGTTATGCTAGAGGTTCTTGACAAAATTTCTCCTGGGTCAGTTAACTGGAAGCATGCATCTAAACCACCAATTATTATGCCATTTAGAAAGGTTGAAAACTGCAATCAGGTTATCAAAATTGGGAAGGAGTTAAACTTTTCTCTGGTGAATGTAGCAGGAAATGACATTGTGCAAGGAAATAAGAAACTAATTCTAG CTTTCCTGTGGCAACTCATGAGGACTAGTATCCTACAATTGCTAAAGAACTTGAGATCCCACTCTAAAGAGAAAGAGATCACAGATGCTGACATTCTCATTTGGGCTAATAACAAGGTCAAGGAATCAGGCAAAACTTCCCATATTGAAAGCTTCAAG GACAAAACAATAGCAGATGGGGTGTTCTTTCTTGAGCTCCTTAGTGCTGTGCAGAGCAGGGTTGTTGACTGGAAcatggtgaagaagggggaggatG AGGACGAGAGGAAGCTGAATGCAACATACATAATCAGTGTTGCTAGGAAGCTAGGTTGCACTGTCTTCTTGCTGCCTGAAGACATAATGGAG GTGAACCCAAAGATGATCCTCACCCTTACTGCAAGCATCATGTACTGGAGCCTGCAGAATCAAGGGCCTTACCAATGTCCAGGACCACAGGATGCTCTTCCAGAGGAAGAGGaaggcgaggaggaagaagaagaagaggaagatgaggaTTTTGAAGGAGGCGTCGAAGATGGTGTCTCCAAAACGACCACTTGA
- the LOC136462341 gene encoding glycine-rich cell wall structural protein-like has protein sequence MASSKRLLVFALLLAAVFLVASAANEQTQPRKDDENKADVQDYRGGGYPGGGWRGGGGYPGRGGYPGGGWRGGGGYPGGGHGGYCRWGCCNRGYYGGCRCCSRADEIPEPMYRPEFTEVHN, from the exons ATGGCGTCGTCCAAGCGACTCCTCGTGTTCGCTCTCCTGCTCGCCGCCGTTTTCCTTGTCGCCTCAGCAGCTAACGAGCAAACCC AGCCGAGGAAGGACGACGAGAACAAAGCTGACGTGCAGGACTACCGTGGCGGCGGCTACCCCGGCGGCGGCTGGCGCGGTGGGGGTGGCTACCCCGGCCGTGGCGGCTACCCGGGCGGCGGCTGGCGGGGCGGGGGCGGCTACCCtggcggcggccacggcggctACTGCCGGTGGGGATGCTGCAACCGCGGGTACTACGGCGGCTGCCGGTGCTGCTCGCGCGCCGACGAGATCCCGGAGCCCATGTACCGCCCGGAGTTCACCGAGGTCCACAACTGA